From the genome of Tachysurus vachellii isolate PV-2020 chromosome 2, HZAU_Pvac_v1, whole genome shotgun sequence, one region includes:
- the si:dkey-22i16.9 gene encoding matrix remodeling-associated protein 8 — protein sequence MNRMFLVYLLLGLSGLLGSLSVTSGLSVMIEHTVNIPCNRRCSTVEWYWKKIQVYNFTEGNLRVAPEFEGRIKFSEVNVREGNVSLTVTSVEYNDRGWYVCSCDGQKDCDHYLDVLVPTQLTAAIGDKTMVSCYAETDKLTSESNVNVRWEKDDKLVVKLEHGEMEFGPGFEERFSVSREDYKRGNLSLTIDDVKSSDAGLYKCSALNGKNKTPEIVTLIVTAHDTVSVVSGYIFIFLAGAAGGVLLANWRKLAALLCCQMYQHQPVLGAEEK from the exons ATGAACAGGATGTTCCTGGTGTATTTGTTACTTG GTCTATCAGGTCTGCTTGGCTCCCTGTCCGTGACCTCAGGCCTGTCGGTGATGATCGAACACACGGTCAACATTCCTTGTAATCGTAGGTGTTCTACAGTTGAATGGTATTGGAAGAAAATCCAGGTCTATAATTTCACTGAAGGAAATCTCAGGGTTGCTCCTGAGTTTGAAGGCAGGATTAAGTTCTCTGAAGTAAACGTGAGAGAAGGAAACGTCTCCCTCACTGTAACCAGCGTGGAGTACAATGACCGAGGCTGGTACGTGTGTTCCTGTGATGGACAGAAGGACTGTGATCACTACCTGGACGTTCTCG TTCCAACTCAATTAACTGCTGCTATTGGAGATAAAACGATGGTGTCTTGCTACGCTGAAACAGACAAACTCACATCCGAATCGAACGTCAACGTCCGATGGGAAAAGGATGACAAGCTGGTGGTGAAGCTAGAACACGGAGAGATGGAGTTTGGTCCAGGATTTGAAGAACGGTTTTCTGTATCCAGAGAAGATTATAAGAGAGGAAACCTCTCTCTAACCATTGATGATGTCAAGAGCTCCGATGCCGGATTATACAAATGTTCTGCTCTgaatggaaaaaacaaaacccctGAGATCGTCACTCTTATCGTTACAG CACATGACACCGTCAGTGTGGTGAGCGGTTACATATTCATCTTCCTAGCTGGTGCTGCTGGTGGTGTTCTGTTGGCAAATTGGAGAAAACTAGCTGCACTTCTCTGTTGTCAGATGTATCAGCACCAGCCAGTCTTAGGAGCTGAGGAGAAATGA
- the odam gene encoding uncharacterized protein odam isoform X1: MKLQTFILLAVLLSFCSSAPILRQQLGIIASNSNEIVRLPGLTLTGMGLGQTQVQGSPFLTPFLIQSQPELLLPPQVLNLGPQLPGPFLPPQQSLPPFLIPSLQQEQPTGPINPNNPLPPPNSQDPIQVPQYFPFPQVPRGQGFPYYMSYGFPQRNPLFNHLPNQNTANQNVANQNPVRPTKAPAQNNGKVLELLRITPSADNRGDRPGRGVDGDPAFPFFRP; the protein is encoded by the exons ATGAAGCTCCAGACCTTCATCCTGTTAGCGGTTCTTCTCAGCTTTTGCTCCTCAGCTCCG ATTCTCCGCCAGCAGTTGGGAATAATTGCCAGTAACAGTAATGAG aTTGTGCGTCTGCCAGGACTCACACTCACTGGTATGGGTTTGGGACAAACACAGGTTcag GGTTCTCCATTTCTCACTCCGTTCCTGATCCAGTCACAGCCTGAACTCCTGCTGCCTCCTCAGGTGTTGAATCTTGGTCCTCAGCTTCCTGGACCCTTTCTGCCCCCACAGCAGAGCCTGCCCCCATTCCTCATTCCCTCTCTTCAGCAAGAGCAGCCTACAGGACCCATCAACCCCAACAACCCCCTTCCTCCCCCCAACAGCCAGGACCCCATCCAG gTTCCTCAATACTTCCCGTTCCCTCAGGTACCAagaggacag GGTTTTCCTTATTATATGAGTTACGGTTTCCCACAAAGAAACCCGCTGTTCAACCACTTGCccaatcagaacacagcaaACCAGAATGTAGCCAATCAGAACCCAGTGAGACCCACTAAAGCCCCAGCGCAG aataacGGGAAGGTGTTGGAGCTGTTGCGCATTACTCCGTCCGCTGATAACCGTGGTGACCGTCCTGGGCGTGGTGTCGATGGg GATCCTGCGTTCCCGTTCTTCCGGCCGTAA
- the LOC132841669 gene encoding anti-sigma-I factor RsgI2-like: MKITVCLFCLGLFSLIRAHPEAEPYREPRSLSNSNSNERFPFIPLLNTLTRDQLRQLLQNFLIGLRPAPPPVLPPAPTTAPTKAPTTAPAPTTAATPGPTTAPTTAPAPTTAAIQDPTTAPDANPGPTTAPTIVPTTAPAPTTAATQGPTTAPDANPGTTTAPTIAPTIAPAPTTALTLTSAPAPSPTTAATAGPTPGPVNSGL; this comes from the exons ATGAAGATCACAGTCTGCTTGTTCTGCTTGGGGCTCTTCAGCCTGATCCGGGCTCAT CCTGAAGCTGAACCTTACCGTGAGCCTCGATCGCTCTCCAACTCAAACTCTAATGAG AGGTTTCCGTTCATTCCCTTACTGAACACCCTGACCAGGGATCAGCTCCGTCAGCTGCTGCAGAATTTTCTTATAGGTTTGAGACCTGCTCCACCTCCAGTTCTACCTCCAGCTCCAACTACAGCTCCAACTAAAGCTCCTACTACAGCTCCAGCTCCAACTACAGCAGCAACTCCAGGTCCTACTACAGCTCCAACTACAGCTCCAGCTCCAACTACAGCTGCAATTCAAGATCCAACTACAGCTCCAGATGCAAATCCAGGTCCAACTACAGCTCCAACTATAGTTCCAACTACAGCTCCAGCTCCAACTACAGCTGCAACTCAAGGTCCAACTACAGCTCCAGATGCAAATCCAGGTACAACTACAGCTCCAACTATAGCTCCAACTATAGCTCCAGCTCCAACTACAGCCCTAACTCTAACTTCAGctccagctccatctccaactaCAGCTGCAACAGCAGGTCCAACTCCAGGTCCAGTAAATTCTGGCCTGTAG
- the odam gene encoding uncharacterized protein odam isoform X2, whose amino-acid sequence MKLQTFILLAVLLSFCSSAPILRQQLGIIASNSNEIVRLPGLTLTGMGLGQTQVQGSPFLTPFLIQSQPELLLPPQVLNLGPQLPGPFLPPQQSLPPFLIPSLQQEQPTGPINPNNPLPPPNSQDPIQVPQYFPFPQGFPYYMSYGFPQRNPLFNHLPNQNTANQNVANQNPVRPTKAPAQNNGKVLELLRITPSADNRGDRPGRGVDGDPAFPFFRP is encoded by the exons ATGAAGCTCCAGACCTTCATCCTGTTAGCGGTTCTTCTCAGCTTTTGCTCCTCAGCTCCG ATTCTCCGCCAGCAGTTGGGAATAATTGCCAGTAACAGTAATGAG aTTGTGCGTCTGCCAGGACTCACACTCACTGGTATGGGTTTGGGACAAACACAGGTTcag GGTTCTCCATTTCTCACTCCGTTCCTGATCCAGTCACAGCCTGAACTCCTGCTGCCTCCTCAGGTGTTGAATCTTGGTCCTCAGCTTCCTGGACCCTTTCTGCCCCCACAGCAGAGCCTGCCCCCATTCCTCATTCCCTCTCTTCAGCAAGAGCAGCCTACAGGACCCATCAACCCCAACAACCCCCTTCCTCCCCCCAACAGCCAGGACCCCATCCAG gTTCCTCAATACTTCCCGTTCCCTCAG GGTTTTCCTTATTATATGAGTTACGGTTTCCCACAAAGAAACCCGCTGTTCAACCACTTGCccaatcagaacacagcaaACCAGAATGTAGCCAATCAGAACCCAGTGAGACCCACTAAAGCCCCAGCGCAG aataacGGGAAGGTGTTGGAGCTGTTGCGCATTACTCCGTCCGCTGATAACCGTGGTGACCGTCCTGGGCGTGGTGTCGATGGg GATCCTGCGTTCCCGTTCTTCCGGCCGTAA
- the scpp9 gene encoding secretory calcium-binding phosphoprotein 9 → MFYTFVRYFYSLSQSTTMKLFVFVTFLASAACVISAKKLLVVGGLNGGVVGLNPGLVGVNPGVVGLNGGLLNPGLVVGGMNPALLGGGGPFLAQPAVAPMFPGIPPYMLQPPFGIPNAPAQLPQQFPFQPNGGLPFLPPVNRQVVPPQQQAAGQINPGANRQQPQGDMPAGTVPRFRRALSQRWRIQNDQLAQV, encoded by the exons atgttttatactTTTGTAAGGTATTTTTACAGTCTTTCTCAGTCTACAACCATGAAgctctttgtttttgtcaccTTCCTGGCCTCAGCTGCCTGC GTGATTTCAGCCAAG AAACTGCTGGTGGTCGGAGGTCTGAATGGAGGTGTTGTTGGTCTGAACCCCGGTCTTGTCGGAGTGAACCCCGGAGTCGTCGGTCTCAATGGAGGACTGTTGAACCCCGGGCTGGTGGTTGGAGGCATGAATCCGGCTCTGCTTGGAGGAGGTGGACCTTTCCTCGCTCAGCCAGCTGTTGCTCCA atgtTTCCTGGAATCCCTCCCTACATGCTCCAGCCTCCGTTCGGAATTCCCAACGCTCCGGCTCAGCTCCCTCAGCAGTTCCCCTTCCAGCCGAACGGG GGATTGCCCTTCCTGCCCCCTGTCAATCGTCAGGTTGTACCTCCTCAACAGCAGGCAGCG GGGCAGATAAACCCTGGGGCAAATAGACAGCAGCCTCAGGGTGACATGCCGGCTGGAACAGTGCCACGATTCAGg CGTGCTCTCTCTCAGCGCTGGAGAATTCAGAATGATCAGCTTGCTCAG gtttga